A genomic stretch from Chitinophagaceae bacterium includes:
- a CDS encoding 30S ribosomal protein S18, whose protein sequence is MAKNEIKYLTAIKTDKPRKKYCRFKKYGIRYIDYKDVEFLKKFINDQGKILPRRLTGTSLKYQRKLSDAVKKARQMALLPYVTDLLK, encoded by the coding sequence ATGGCAAAAAATGAAATCAAATACCTGACGGCCATCAAAACCGATAAGCCCAGGAAAAAGTACTGCCGTTTTAAAAAATACGGTATTCGTTACATTGACTACAAAGACGTTGAGTTCCTGAAGAAATTCATCAACGACCAGGGAAAGATTCTTCCCCGCCGTTTAACAGGTACATCACTCAAGTATCAGCGTAAATTATCAGATGCAGTTAAAAAGGCACGCCAAATGGCACTGTTGCCTTATGTAACCGATCTGTTGAAATAA
- the rplI gene encoding 50S ribosomal protein L9 has translation MDVILIQDVNTLGGKNEVVKVKNGYARNFLIPQKVAVEASPSNLKQLAERLKVQKKKEDAMLAEIKSVIAKLTEAPVKLTAKTGTSGKIFGSITTVMVARAIREQKGYDIDRRKIHILDEVKELGTHKAKVDFANGNEAEIELEVVAEA, from the coding sequence ATGGACGTAATTTTAATTCAGGACGTTAACACACTTGGTGGTAAAAACGAAGTGGTGAAAGTAAAAAACGGCTATGCCCGTAACTTTTTAATTCCTCAAAAGGTAGCTGTTGAAGCTTCTCCTTCAAACCTGAAGCAATTAGCTGAGCGTTTGAAAGTGCAGAAGAAGAAAGAAGATGCAATGCTGGCCGAAATTAAATCAGTAATTGCTAAACTTACTGAAGCTCCTGTAAAGCTTACTGCTAAAACAGGAACAAGTGGTAAAATCTTCGGTAGCATTACTACAGTAATGGTTGCCCGTGCTATCCGTGAGCAAAAAGGTTATGACATAGATCGTCGCAAAATCCATATTCTGGATGAAGTGAAAGAGCTCGGAACACACAAAGCAAAAGTTGATTTTGCTAACGGTAACGAAGCTGAGATTGAACTGGAAGTAGTAGCTGAAGCTTAA